Below is a window of Leishmania major strain Friedlin complete genome, chromosome 29 DNA.
CCAGAGTACGGTCAAGGTGCCCGTGCGCAGGTGGGCGAGCATCGCCTCCTATCGTCGCGTGAGTGCGGCTTCGGGGGATGTCGGGCTGGCGTCGAAGACCGGCAGCCGGGTCCTTAATCAATATCGTTGGAGTCGACTCATTAGCGCATGTCTGCTTGGCGCGCGTATCCGTTATTTTCCTGCGCCTCGTTAGTCGCAGACAAGCGGAAGTGACGGACGCTCGCGGCGGGCGAGTGGCGCGCGTATGGGCTTTTCGAACCACTGACAGAGTTCTCACTGATTTGGTCCAAGCGTGATCACGGCCGCCAGTCTCCTCAGCACAGCACCAGCTCAGACCTGTTCGCCCGCACGAAGAGTCCACAACGAATGACTGGAATCAGGCTGCAGGCCCTTGGCTTCCGCACAGAGTTAGGTATTGCACCCTGATACCACTCCGAGGTCTCCCCCATCGGCGGGCGCGCGATACGATGGGCATACGATACAATAGGAAACGGCTGTGGAGTGGAGCCAGGAGATCTGAAAGATGTCCTTGCGTGGGAAGGAGTGTTAGGTGCGAGGTGGGGTAGAGGGGGTGGGTATGGAGGCAGTCTGTCAATGGTTAGtgacagagagggagggggattGCGGAGCCCAAGGACAAGGGGGGAGGGTTCCTCACTCATTCGTTTCCAGTCGGGAGGCAagccgagagagagcggagcaGTGGGGCCAAGAGCACGGGAAAcgtggggaggggcaggaggGGGTGAGACGGTGGGGAGCGTTTCTCCAATCCCTCGCTGTAGGTGTGCCTGCTGTTTACTGTTGGAGACGCAATCAAACGACGGAACGCGAAAATGGAAAGGTCAAGGAGCAGAAGTGAGCGCCGTGTCCTCACGTCATCAAGGCGAAAAAGGAAAGTGATGGCTGAGTAACTTTTCATGGGATGGCGAGTGCCGAGAGCCGTCCCACTACTGCGGTGTCTGTGCGGCCGGTGCACCAGCCATTTCGACCAGCTGCGTCGACAGTAAGCTGATTTGGCTCTGTAGGGCTTGGCGCGTGTGTTTCGCCTCCGCGCGTTCTGCTACGATGAGTTGCTGCAGATGCGCAACGGCCTCCAGCGCTGTCTGCAGAGCATCCTCTTTCTCAGCCATCTCCACGTACAAGTAGTTCATTTGGGTGTAATAGCTAGCTGCTGCACGATCGGCAGCCGATAGCGCCACGAGAAGCTCTTCGTATTTGTCAGCGTAGGCGGTGTcgcgcacgccctccgccgTTAGTGTTGACGACGTGGCGATGGCAGTTCTGGGACGAAGCGCCCACGACGACGCTTCACTCGGTGGTGCATGGGCAGGTGTTCGAGGAGCAAGAGCGTCAGGCACCAACGCGGCGATGGCCGCATCCGCATCGGCTGGCGCCAATCGAGGTGAGCCGTACATCTCCTCCGAAGCTGCCGCTATAGCCTCCAGGCACTTGCAAAGGTAGTTCAGAGCGTCGCGGATCTCGCTCTTGTTGCAGGCCTCCGCCACATTAACTAAGCCGCTGTTGAGCGCCAGAATCGACGCGCGCAAAGAACGTACCGACGTGCAGCCCTCCCACCAgaactgctgcagcgccagcagcgaggaAAGATCCATAGGCGGCTGCGTGGCCTCCAACGAGGAGGTGAAGTTGAGCGTTTCCTTCGTGGTGGGCGGTTCTGGTAGTGCACCTCCTCGGTTGCCATTATTGTAGCAGCGGTAGTACGCGGTGGGTGAGCGCTCGACGAGCATGCGCATCGCTGTAAGCGACCCTTCAATGGACGCCAGGGTGGCATAGCCGTGTCTTGTGACCTCCTCGACGAATTCGCCGCgctccgtcgtcgtctttcgtggctcagcagcgccgtcgccggtgccggcgctgaCGTGTGCGGTGTACATAGTGTAGGAGTTGCCATGCGGCAGGATTGCGACACAGCTCTCTACGAGGAGCGGGAGCTGTGTCCGCAGAAGACCGACCCACTCCAACACGAGCTGCACAATATTGCCCTGAGCCTCGACAAAGGCGTCAGCCGAGACAGGGGCGGAGCCACCTTCCTCAtcggcgtgctgcaccgctgaCAGCTGACTGTCCAGCTGCTCGAGGAGATACATAAGGCTGTCCTTCTTcgccgtgtgcgcctccaGAAATACGGAGAGCCGATCACGCAGACACTCCAAGTCCCCCACGGTTGCCCGCTCCCGGGACGGCAGCTGTtcctgcagcaccactgCAAGCACCGAGACGCCGCGCAGAAGCGTCTTGACGGTACCGGCAGCACTCTGCAGGGCGAGGGTAACACGCTCGCTCACCACTGCCGGTAGAGAGTCCGAaaaggcggcggccgccgaaTTCGATGACGGCCCTTTGGCAGGCCACCGCACCTCTACCGTGGTACCTGTCAGGAACGATTCTCGTTCCTGCTGCGGTCGGAGCAGCGTGGCCACAAAGAAGTGTCGGCAGAAGTCGCCCAAAGCCCGCTCAGTGAGGTAGTCAGCGCGAAGACGgtcgccggtggcggtgttTGCTTCAagggagcggcgcagctcctgcgtCTCGCGCTGCAGACGTGCAACCTCGCTCTTCAGCCTCTCCGTATCCTTCGCGCTGGAGTGTTGCACGTCTTCGAGTTTCGTCTTGAAAGCGTATATCTGCCGGTGCAACTGCTCATTCTCGCTGATGAGTCGCTCTACATCCTCCGGGGACAAAGACAACCGGTCACCAGCTGAACCGCGCTCACCGCGAGCGCCACCACGGTTGGCGCTGTCACTGTTGCCCATGATTGAGGACAAGCCCTTCAACATGTTCTGGCCGAACGCTGACCCACTACTACGCTCTTGCTCTTGCTGCGCTTCAAGAGACTTCACTTTGCGCTGTAGGGCGGCGttcgcccgctgcgcctctgccagctGCTGGGTCGCGGTGCTCAGCTCCCCCTGCAGCTGGGTTTGACGGGCCTCAACCTCTTTCTTCTGCTTTGTGACCGTGACAACCGCCTTCTTGAGCAACGAGATCTTCTTCTCGAAGTCACCGTCGGACGCCATCAAGGCagccagctcctccttgctCGACATCGCTGATCACCAGGCCTCGCGTGTTCGTGTGGGGTAAGGACGCACACGGCGCAAGAAGCATGTCCTTCACAACCCGTTCCGTGACCCCAGATAGAAGGGGGACAACGAGGAGCGTGTAGAGAATAGGGGAGGATGTAGCGTGTGGGTTGATAAAGGCGAAATGCCAGGAGAACCACGGTGGTGGCAATACGATGCTCGAGGCGACAGGCgcaacacgcacgcccagACTGGCGCGATCGGAAGGGGAAGAAGGTTGGCGCAAGGGCTAAGCCGCAGGGTTCTCGATACTTTCAGTGATGCCGACTCGGCAGACAGAAAACGCAAGCAGCAAaacgagcacacacataaacacgcacacagccgCCAAGTGCGTGCAGGGAAACGAGACAGCAGAGAGAGGCCAAAAGACAAGCTGCTCAGTGGCTAACCGATGCGCACGTCAGGGcaagcaagagagagagagaggcaagggAGTGAGGGAACGTAGAAGTACGACAGAaagcggagagagagagagagagaaggtgggaagggaggaagggacACTGATGCGAGCCTCATTTTCTTCACCTCGCTTTGGCTGTCGAACCACAAGACTTGTTGCACGCGCGACTGCGCTACATGGGCTGCGTGACAACAACGATCGCTTTTCTCGTAACGAGCCGGCAGTTGCCGAGGGGGCCGCGCAGGAGCACCAGAGGGTGGAAACATGCGACAAGTGTGCAAATCTTGTTCATTCTTTGTCTCGCTTGTTTAGTGTACGTCTGTGGGACTTCTATGTCGGTGTATGTGCGCTGACGCGTGTCGCGCTTGGGTAAGTGTTGATAGGAATACGCGAGGGGCTGGCCGGGGGCACGGCAGCAAGAACAGTACTGCTTCTCCACCGACCCTGCATCGCCTTTTTGTTGCCTGATGATATCAGGCACGGTGAAAATCTTCGGGCCCTTGATATCCCGCTGGGTtactgcacacacgcacctcccTGTCCCCTTcttctgccccccccccctcacagACATACACGCAGAGGAAGAGTAAGCTGGTCCCTTTTTGTGCATGTCACACCAGCCGCACTTGCCCTGACATAACATACGGGCGAAAATTGTGGTAGGGAGTGAGGAACAATTCGCCGGCGTTTATGGCACGCGAAGCGTCTTGGCCACCCTCGCCGAGATTCACAACACCCAAATCTTCGAGAGCCACACCAAAGACGTAAGCCCCAAGGTCCGGCTCCGGTAGTATCTCCAGCCCCTCCGCCTCGGAAGGATAGGGAACAAGATACTGCAGCGCAGCCGGCATCGATTGCAGGCCCGACGCCATCAAGGCCGCGTGCGCACTTTTAGCCAGTCGATCCGCCACCCATTTCTCCTTCAGCGACAAGTTTTGTCGCTGCGGTACACGCACTTCTGGtagagcagcggcagcagaggcagaggagaaaGCTTCAGTCTCATCTGCCTGTCCTAGCCCCGACTGCGGCATAGAAGACTGCCCAGCTCTCAGCCCTTCGTAGTAAATGGACGTGGCGAGATGTTCGATCTTGCGCAGTCGAcatcgcagcagctcacaCAAGAAAAACTGAATGCGCTGCATCTCCAAGCCCATGATGTCGGACGGGCGGAAAGGCAAGAGCGAGCGCGCGGCTCCTTCacgcttctcctccgccaccaTCGCCTCCACCCGCTCCTGTGTTCGCTGAATCAAGTGGACAACGGTGCTGATGGTGGTCGCGGGGTAGGGCAGCACTTCGGGGCTGAAGCGTTCATTTGCGGTGGCTTCAATCAGCAGCTGaatcgccgccgcggacgcGCTTTGCGTTTTAGCCGCCGCCCCACCGCCTGACTCAGTTGGCTCCAACGGGAGACCGTCCACTCCGAAGGTGGCGCTGATGCCGCTCATAGAGGGTGCGCCTGAagaggcgccgccgtcgctgaccTGCGACAGGGGCCGCATcggcgcaccgccagcgtgcaGGAGCGACTCATACTCCACCGTGTCGTTAAGGTTCTCTTCGAAGAACATGGCAATGCTTTTtctcttctgctgcttctcgcAACGATGCGTGAATCGACTGGGCACGTGAGGGCGGCTGCACTCGCTGGCAggatgaggggagggagggaggatgaAAGCGTGTGAAGGACCCCCCTCAATTGCTCTAATCTTCTGTGGAGCGCCGCAGGGTCTAGTGGTGCAGCACGGAGCAGGACCGCAGAGTTGAATTCTAACCGAAAACAATACACTGATATTAACCGGAAATGAGGGACCACGCGAAGAGAAGTGCGGACGatgaggtggcggtggcgtaAGGTGAAGCAGAAGCCGTTGCGCTACAGTTGCAACGAAGCACGATGCAAGCAGCCCACATATAAAACGGATTGGAAACGAAAAAATTGCTGTTCTCGCCTCCAACGTGTCATTCGACCACAAACACGTGAGTAAATATACGCATACGACTACAGCCCACCTACCTCTGCGGCGCGAGAGCTAAATCCTGCCCAGCCAGAACGAGCGCTCTGCGAAAGGCAGGCACATAAAGGGTCCACGGTGTTTGTGGGGAAAGGatgcgggggggggggatgaaAGCTGTGGAGGTGGCAGAGCAAAAGCAAGGAGAGCAAAGAGGGATAACGAGTGTGCAACAGTGCGCATGTATGTGAGTGTGGAGGGTTTACAGGCGTACGGGCCTGGCGCCAGCCAAACAAGCGAGAAATCTTACAGCGGTGCCTCGACAAGGAGGGGGGTCCGTGTAAAGAGAGGACAAGAGCGAAATGGAGAGGAGGCCGGCCTTTCTCTTAGGAAGAGCGGCAACACTCCGTGGCACCGTCACAGAAACTTTTTCCCTCTCATCATTCTTCGGAACACGAGAACAGTCACGGCACGTGAGAGAGCAGTTGTCAACTCAGCCTGTTCGCTCCTGCGCGTGAGATGACTCGCTTTCCCATGTTCTCTGCCATGACAGATTTCCCTTTTTGGTTTTCTTACGCCTTGCCATGTGTGTACGCGCTGGTGTGCAATCGTCGGTGACTTTCCGTTTCGCAGGCTCTCGAGCTGCATTCGAATCCACCGGCCTCCTCCCCGGACAGActtgcgccgccgccttctgcAGTCCAATTCGCACTCGCCGCTCGCCCACAAAGACAGCACACGGAGAAtaagcgagggagggagagcgccgTCGGGGAGAGGCCGTGACGTCGGCAGCAGAACCAAGCTCCTTGCTCCTGCCGAAGAACGAGGAGAGCAACACCCGCGCAGAAGCGCACCGCCCACATCGAGGGGGGCGGTGCATTGAAGCCGGCACTGCAACAGCAACGGCCGCTCTGTGCAGTTGTGCAGCGTCCTTCCAGAGGCATCTGTgagagacacacatgcgcacacactAGCGCAGCCTTCAAGAGGCACACGTGCAGCGTCACGTACTTTTCGACCAGCAGTCGCTTCGTTCTTtacctccccccccctccacctcccgtcgccgcctctgctctcTCGGGTCAGTGAGACATGCATGGTGCGGCATGACTCCACATAAAGGCTGTGATGGAGAGAAGGAAACGAAGCTGAAAGCACCACACCGAGCATGCGCCCTCTTGTGCAGGGGTGAGCCTTTGTTACTCTTCTCGCGACTCAGGGCAAACACGGGCGCAATCGCATGGGCGATGATAAGGCGACGCTGGTCGTACAAATTCACACgccgcacccaccaccccGGTGACACGCACATCGAAGATGCAGCGGTCAACGAAAGCGGCAGCAAGGGACACAGAAAAGGGCATGAAGCCAGGCAGAAACGACACAAGGAAGGACCGATGAAAGCACACATTCACGTCCATGCACGGTGAAAAAGATATGCAAATCAAGAAGCTCCCACATCCAGGCGCACGTCGTCGAGTGGGTGCAGGCGCGTCCGCTTGCTTACATGTGACTGGGTTGCCGCGAGTGTGCAACACTCCTCATGGAGAGAGTCGCAGAAATCccaggcgacggcggtgtcaGCAACGGCCACACGTAGGATATGGGAAACAAAGAAAGAAGTGAAAAGGGGCGCATGAGGCAGAAAAAAAGTTGGGCTAGAGGTGCACCGTAACACCTGTGAGGTGGCGGGTCAAGGCTGATCGCGCGTCGATACCGAATAGCGAACCTCagtgggaggagggatgAGAAGAATGAAAAGCCCTCTAACGCGGGACGCATCAGagcagagaaagaagagggcCAGAACACACAGCGTGACGGCACAAAACAAATCGGGCGAGGCAGTGGTTGAAACAAAGGGGCGAAAGGCGAAGAAGTCAGAAACAAATTTTTGAGCAACTCGCCTGCCGTGCCTGTGCCAATGCGCAACCTTGACGTGTTCTTAccttgcctcctcctcgcagcCTTGACGATGTCAGCCGTGAcacgcttgtgtgtgtgtgtgtgtgtgtgtgtgtgcactgtTTTACTTTTTTTCATCATCCCTatcacatgcacacgcggaGACGAGCGAGtcagcgaaaaaaaaagagagaaacagagatAGGCGAAACGGAACATAAAAGAGGGCGCAAAGGGGTGTTCAGACGAAGAGCGCGCGTCACCTGCCGGCACCGCACCGGCGTCTTGTCGAAACACCTAACGCACGAGGAGGTGTATATCCTAAACGAGAATAAAAAGTGAggatgagagagagagagagagtaaaGAACGAGAGACGAGAGAGGAGACAAGGTGGCTGGTGCGAGAGTTTCGAAAGGGTGAGGCACATACATGTACACATCGATGGATACAATTCGCAACATCGCTCAGCCGCCTCGCACGCATACGCGCATGACGCTTGGAGGCGCgcgcaggtgtgtgtgtgtgtgtagtaGTGCACACACCGTAAAAATACCAAGGCGGTATTCAAacaaggaaaaaaaggagggcgTGCAAAGGAGACTTCTCCAAAAGAGCGTCGCCACTGAATCAGTGCTCGCCAGCGTGTCACTCAATGATcacccgcctccctctctcccctccgtGGCCTGCATGCCGAGCAACGTGCCGCGGCTTGCATTCAAGCCTCTTGCCCTTCAACACCATCTCGTCCAGGTGCTTCTGCatctcctcgcgcagccccGTCGCGAGTGCCAGCGCGTCCACCTTGTCCGCGCAGTACTGGTACTTGCCGATGTACACGTACACATCCGCCGGGTAACCCGGCAAGCCCTTCAAGGACGGCGGCCATACCTCGTGGTTGCCGTAGGTGACGCAGTAATACAAGGGCATCTTGTGCGCCAGGATCGTTTTGAAGCTGCCGAGTCGGAAGTCCTTGAGCACCTCCGGTGTGCGGTTCACCATGCCCTCTGGGTAGAAGCAAAGGCTCTTACCCTGCTTCACCCAGTTCTCGAcgtcagcggcgacggcagcctGCTTGTCCTTGTCGACCGAAAAGGAGGCGCTGTTCTCATCCGAGAAGTACACCGGGAagtgcgcagcgcaccgcagcgcgtaCCCGAACAGCGGAAGGTTCAGAAGCGAGTTCTTCAAGAAGGTGCGGCCGTTCCACAAGACCGAGTACGGAATGACAGACATGGAAAAGAAGGGGTCAAAGAAGCTGCAGTGACACGAGCAGATGGCGCCTCGCTGCATGACGCTGTAGGGCAGCGATCCGGGCATCTGTAcggtgtgcacgtgtggcACGTTTGCCGAAAAATACACCTTGAAGGCAACGTGCTTGCAGAAGCGCGAGAGGGCCTgagcggtggaggcgggaATGATGTGTAGCGTGTACGCGAAAAAGGAGATGATGCGGCAGGCAATATGAGTCGCAATGACGGCAATGGCGAGATGTAATGAGAACCAAACAcgcatcagcagcacagAAAGCatgcgctggtgcagcagccacagAAAGCACCCGTAGAGGGG
It encodes the following:
- a CDS encoding hypothetical protein (previous protein_id=AAZ09684.1) — encoded protein: MLLLLLTVFMPLYGCFLWLLHQRMLSVLLMRVWFSLHLAIAVIATHIACRIISFFAYTLHIIPASTAQALSRFCKHVAFKVYFSANVPHVHTVQMPGSLPYSVMQRGAICSCHCSFFDPFFSMSVIPYSVLWNGRTFLKNSLLNLPLFGYALRCAAHFPVYFSDENSASFSVDKDKQAAVAADVENWVKQGKSLCFYPEGMVNRTPEVLKDFRLGSFKTILAHKMPLYYCVTYGNHEVWPPSLKGLPGYPADVYVYIGKYQYCADKVDALALATGLREEMQKHLDEMVLKGKRLECKPRHVARHAGHGGERGRRVIIE
- a CDS encoding conserved hypothetical protein (previous protein_id=AAZ09682.1), which codes for MSSKEELAALMASDGDFEKKISLLKKAVVTVTKQKKEVEARQTQLQGELSTATQQLAEAQRANAALQRKVKSLEAQQEQERSSGSAFGQNMLKGLSSIMGNSDSANRGGARGERGSAGDRLSLSPEDVERLISENEQLHRQIYAFKTKLEDVQHSSAKDTERLKSEVARLQRETQELRRSLEANTATGDRLRADYLTERALGDFCRHFFVATLLRPQQERESFLTGTTVEVRWPAKGPSSNSAAAAFSDSLPAVVSERVTLALQSAAGTVKTLLRGVSVLAVVLQEQLPSRERATVGDLECLRDRLSVFLEAHTAKKDSLMYLLEQLDSQLSAVQHADEEGGSAPVSADAFVEAQGNIVQLVLEWVGLLRTQLPLLVESCVAILPHGNSYTMYTAHVSAGTGDGAAEPRKTTTERGEFVEEVTRHGYATLASIEGSLTAMRMLVERSPTAYYRCYNNGNRGGALPEPPTTKETLNFTSSLEATQPPMDLSSLLALQQFWWEGCTSVRSLRASILALNSGLVNVAEACNKSEIRDALNYLCKCLEAIAAASEEMYGSPRLAPADADAAIAALVPDALAPRTPAHAPPSEASSWALRPRTAIATSSTLTAEGVRDTAYADKYEELLVALSAADRAAASYYTQMNYLYVEMAEKEDALQTALEAVAHLQQLIVAERAEAKHTRQALQSQISLLSTQLVEMAGAPAAQTPQ
- a CDS encoding conserved hypothetical protein (previous protein_id=AAZ09683.1), with protein sequence MFFEENLNDTVEYESLLHAGGAPMRPLSQVSDGGASSGAPSMSGISATFGVDGLPLEPTESGGGAAAKTQSASAAAIQLLIEATANERFSPEVLPYPATTISTVVHLIQRTQERVEAMVAEEKREGAARSLLPFRPSDIMGLEMQRIQFFLCELLRCRLRKIEHLATSIYYEGLRAGQSSMPQSGLGQADETEAFSSASAAAALPEVRVPQRQNLSLKEKWVADRLAKSAHAALMASGLQSMPAALQYLVPYPSEAEGLEILPEPDLGAYVFGVALEDLGVVNLGEGGQDASRAINAGELFLTPYHNFRPYVMSGQVRLV